A window from Cryptomeria japonica chromosome 1, Sugi_1.0, whole genome shotgun sequence encodes these proteins:
- the LOC131070114 gene encoding endochitinase, which produces MAKFRVLVCLIVALVVVSTPAFAENCGSQVGGAVCPSGLCCSQYGWCGDTPAHCQVPGCQSQCGGGSGPSPSGQGVASIITENVFNEMFKHRNDAGCTGNNFFNYNAFIAAANAFNGFGTTGDVTVQKRELAAFFAQTSHETTGGWATAPDGPYAWGYCFLTERAGGTYCGNQAPCNPNKQYYGRGPIQLTWNYNYIAAGSAIGFDGLNDPDIVARDSTISFKTAIWFWMTAQSPKPSCHEVITGSWTPSGSDNAAGRVAGYGMLTNIINGGLECGIGFDTRVEDRIGFYKRYCDILGVNYGPNLDCYNQRPYTVALPTQEQSPIIQTVV; this is translated from the exons ATGGCAAAGTTTAGGGTTTTGGTTTGTTTAATAGTCGCTTTGGTTGTAGTGAGCACACCTGCATTTGCTGAGAACTGCGGGTCGCAAGTAGGCGGAGCCGTGTGCCCAAGCGGTCTGTGCTGCAGCCAGTATGGATGGTGTGGTGACACTCCTGCACATTGCCAAGTGCCTGGTTGCCAAAGCCAGTGTGGAGGAGGATCCGGACCATCCCCTTCTGGTCAAGGTGTGGCTTCCATTATTactgaaaatgtcttcaatgaaaTGTTCAAGCACAGAAACGATGCGGGTTGCACGGGGAACAACTTCTTCAATTACAATGCCTTCATTGCAGCAGCCAATGCCTTCAACGGCTTTGGAACCACCGGCGATGTCACCGTTCAGAAAAGAGAGCTCGCTGCTTTCTTCGCCCAAACATCCCATGAAACCACTG GTGGGTGGGCAACTGCCCCAGATGGTCCATACGCTTGGGGGTACTGCTTCCTCACAGAGAGAGCTGGCGGAACATACTGTGGCAATCAGGCTCCCTGCAATCCTAACAAGCAATATTATGGCAGGGGGCCAATTCAGCTAACATG GAACTATAATTATATAGCGGCTGGGAGCGCAATAGGATTCGACGGACTGAACGACCCAGATATTGTTGCTCGAGACTCCACGATCTCGTTTAAGACGGCGATCTGGTTCTGGATGACTGCGCAGTCTCCCAAACCGTCGTGCCATGAGGTCATTACGGGCAGCTGGACGCCGTCGGGAAGCGATAACGCGGCGGGTAGAGTTGCCGGATATGGAATGCTGACCAATATAATAAACGGAGGGCTGGAATGTGGAATAGGCTTCGATACCAGGGTGGAGGATCGAATAGGGTTCTACAAGAGGTATTGTGATATATTGGGGGTAAACTATGGGCCTAATCTGGACTGCTATAACCAGAGGCCTTACACCGTGGCCCTACCCACACAAGAACAATCCCCAATTATCCAAACGGTCGTGTGA